The following proteins are encoded in a genomic region of Kosakonia oryzae:
- a CDS encoding DHA2 family efflux MFS transporter permease subunit, with product MSSTGTVPLSQGVSMPVSQKVFAFASMCVGMFIALIDIQIVSASLRDIGGGLSAGDDETVWVQTSYLIAEIIIIPLSGWLARVMSTRWLFAASAAGFTVMSLLCGWAWNIQSMIAFRALQGLAGGSMIPLVFTTAFAFFQGKQRVIAAATIGGLASLAPTLGPTVGGWITENFNWHWLFFINILPGIYITIAVPLLVKIDTPDPSLLRGADYLSIILLAVSLGCLEYTLEEGPRWGWFDDTTLATTGWIALLCGIAFIVRTLRHAQPVMDLRALQDRTFTLGCYFSFMAGVGIFATIYLTPLFLGTVRGYSALEIGLAVFSTGLFQVLSIPFYAWLANRVDLRWLLMAGLLGFAVSMYSFIPLTHEWGAQELLLPQAFRGLAQQFAVAPTVTLTLGSLPPTRLKLASGLFNLMRNLGGAIGIALCGTVINDRTNFHYSRLADHLNNASLPVTDFIQNSTNRLISQGVAPEIANSAALKNLSSLAMREARTQAFSDAFWLIMLGFLIAALLVPFMKKPQTP from the coding sequence ATGAGCAGCACTGGCACAGTACCGCTGTCACAAGGCGTTTCAATGCCGGTTAGCCAGAAAGTGTTTGCCTTCGCCAGTATGTGCGTGGGCATGTTCATCGCGCTGATTGATATTCAGATTGTTTCAGCCTCACTGCGGGACATTGGCGGTGGGCTCTCTGCTGGCGACGATGAAACGGTATGGGTTCAGACCAGTTACTTGATCGCAGAAATCATCATTATTCCTCTCTCCGGCTGGTTGGCGCGGGTTATGTCAACGCGCTGGCTATTTGCCGCTTCTGCGGCCGGTTTCACCGTGATGAGCCTGCTGTGCGGCTGGGCGTGGAATATTCAAAGCATGATCGCTTTTCGCGCCTTGCAAGGCCTGGCAGGTGGTTCAATGATCCCGCTGGTTTTCACGACAGCGTTTGCTTTTTTCCAGGGAAAACAACGCGTCATCGCAGCGGCAACGATTGGCGGTCTGGCGTCGCTGGCGCCGACTCTTGGCCCAACGGTCGGTGGCTGGATAACCGAAAATTTTAACTGGCACTGGCTTTTTTTTATCAACATCCTGCCCGGAATTTACATCACCATTGCGGTTCCGCTATTAGTAAAAATCGATACGCCTGACCCTTCACTTCTGCGCGGAGCTGATTACCTGAGCATTATCCTGCTCGCCGTTTCACTGGGGTGCCTGGAGTACACCCTTGAGGAAGGGCCGCGCTGGGGCTGGTTTGATGATACAACGCTGGCGACCACCGGCTGGATAGCGTTGCTGTGTGGCATTGCTTTCATTGTGCGAACCCTTCGCCATGCGCAACCGGTAATGGATCTTCGGGCATTACAGGACAGAACCTTTACGCTGGGCTGCTATTTCTCGTTTATGGCAGGGGTCGGCATCTTTGCTACGATCTATTTAACTCCGCTGTTTCTTGGGACGGTTCGCGGTTACAGCGCGCTGGAAATCGGCCTGGCAGTTTTTTCTACCGGTTTGTTCCAGGTTCTCTCGATACCGTTTTATGCCTGGCTGGCCAACCGTGTCGATTTACGCTGGCTGTTAATGGCGGGGTTGTTGGGATTTGCGGTTTCGATGTACAGCTTTATTCCTCTAACCCATGAATGGGGAGCGCAGGAGCTGCTGTTGCCGCAGGCATTTCGCGGGCTGGCGCAACAGTTTGCTGTCGCACCAACAGTCACACTTACGCTGGGTAGTCTGCCGCCCACGCGCCTGAAACTGGCATCCGGGCTGTTTAATTTGATGCGCAACCTCGGTGGTGCCATTGGTATCGCCCTGTGCGGCACAGTGATCAATGACCGAACCAATTTTCACTATAGCCGCCTTGCCGATCATCTCAATAACGCCAGCCTTCCAGTGACGGATTTCATTCAGAACAGTACTAATCGATTGATAAGCCAGGGTGTTGCGCCGGAAATAGCCAACAGTGCCGCACTGAAAAACCTTTCGTCATTAGCGATGCGGGAGGCGCGGACCCAGGCTTTCTCGGATGCATTCTGGTTAATTATGCTGGGTTTTTTGATTGCTGCGTTGCTTGTTCCATTCATGAAAAAGCCGCAGACACCATGA
- the fabF gene encoding beta-ketoacyl-ACP synthase II — MSVPTKRVVVTGMGIVSPLGCGVSHVWQALLQGKSGISRLDEEIVEDIACKVAGQVPSIEDDPLHGFDPSVAIPSKERKKMDRFIEFAMVAAQEALSQAGWFPEDQAERDRTATVIATGIGGFNEIANAVRTTDTRGPRRLSPFTIPSFLANLAAGHVSIAHGFRGPIGAPVTACAAGAQAIGDAARMIRAGEADIALCGGSEAAIHRVSLGGFAAAKALSSSFNDRPEEASRPFDRDRDGFVMGEGAGIVVIESLEHALARGATPLAELVGYGTSADAHHLTAGPEDGNGARRAMEAAIKQAGIIPADIQHINAHATSTQVGDKGELAAIKSVFGTHQVAITSTKSATGHLLGAAGGIEAIFTIQALREQVVPPTLNLHHPDAEAEGLHLVALTAQPQRMHYALSNGFGFGGVNASLLLKRWE, encoded by the coding sequence ATGAGCGTTCCAACAAAACGCGTCGTCGTGACAGGAATGGGGATCGTTAGCCCGCTCGGCTGCGGCGTGTCACATGTCTGGCAAGCATTATTGCAGGGAAAATCCGGGATTTCCCGACTTGATGAGGAGATCGTTGAGGATATTGCCTGTAAAGTTGCGGGACAGGTTCCTTCCATTGAAGATGATCCGCTACATGGATTCGATCCCTCAGTAGCGATCCCATCAAAGGAACGGAAAAAAATGGACCGTTTTATCGAATTTGCGATGGTGGCGGCGCAGGAAGCGCTCTCTCAGGCGGGTTGGTTTCCAGAAGATCAAGCTGAAAGAGACCGCACCGCAACGGTGATCGCTACCGGTATTGGCGGTTTCAATGAGATAGCGAATGCCGTACGTACCACGGATACTCGCGGGCCGCGCCGTCTTTCCCCCTTTACCATCCCTTCCTTTCTCGCCAACCTGGCTGCTGGTCACGTGTCTATTGCTCACGGTTTTCGTGGACCGATTGGTGCGCCTGTTACTGCCTGCGCAGCAGGAGCTCAGGCAATTGGCGATGCAGCACGAATGATTCGCGCCGGTGAAGCGGATATTGCACTGTGCGGCGGAAGCGAGGCCGCGATCCATCGTGTCAGTCTTGGCGGTTTTGCTGCGGCAAAAGCATTATCCAGCAGTTTTAATGATCGCCCTGAGGAGGCATCACGGCCTTTCGATCGCGATCGTGACGGTTTTGTGATGGGTGAAGGTGCGGGTATCGTCGTTATTGAATCGCTGGAACACGCTCTGGCGCGAGGCGCTACGCCGCTGGCGGAATTGGTCGGATATGGTACCAGTGCCGATGCGCATCATCTTACTGCCGGGCCAGAAGATGGTAACGGCGCGCGTCGGGCGATGGAGGCGGCTATTAAGCAGGCGGGTATTATCCCGGCAGATATTCAGCATATTAATGCCCATGCCACGTCAACGCAGGTTGGAGATAAAGGGGAGCTGGCTGCGATTAAAAGCGTTTTTGGAACACATCAGGTAGCTATTACTTCAACGAAATCAGCGACCGGTCACCTGCTCGGAGCGGCGGGGGGTATTGAAGCAATCTTCACTATTCAGGCATTGCGTGAACAGGTTGTTCCACCAACGTTGAATCTACATCACCCGGATGCTGAGGCTGAAGGACTTCATCTGGTTGCGCTTACTGCACAGCCTCAGCGCATGCACTATGCGTTATCAAATGGGTTTGGTTTTGGTGGCGTGAATGCCAGCTTGCTGCTGAAACGGTGGGAGTAA
- the gmhB gene encoding D-glycero-beta-D-manno-heptose 1,7-bisphosphate 7-phosphatase, translating into MAKSVPAIFLDRDGTINVDHGYVHEIDNFEFIDGVIDAMRELKEMGYALVLVTNQSGIARGKFTEAQFETLTEWMDWSLADRGVDLDGIYYCPHHPQGTVEEFRQVCDCRKPHPGMLISARDFLHIDMAASYMVGDKIEDMQAADAAQVGTKVLVRTGKPVTPEAEKSADWVINSLAELPLAIKKHQK; encoded by the coding sequence GTGGCAAAGTCAGTACCCGCTATTTTCCTCGATCGTGATGGCACGATTAATGTTGATCATGGCTACGTGCATGAGATCGATAACTTCGAATTTATTGATGGCGTCATTGACGCCATGCGCGAACTTAAAGAGATGGGCTACGCGCTGGTTCTGGTAACGAACCAGTCTGGTATTGCTCGCGGAAAATTTACCGAAGCGCAGTTTGAAACGCTGACCGAGTGGATGGACTGGTCGCTGGCCGATCGCGGTGTGGATCTGGACGGCATCTATTATTGTCCGCATCACCCGCAGGGAACCGTTGAAGAGTTTCGTCAGGTGTGCGATTGCCGTAAGCCGCATCCGGGGATGTTGATCTCTGCCCGCGATTTCCTGCACATCGATATGGCTGCTTCTTATATGGTAGGTGATAAAATAGAAGACATGCAGGCGGCGGATGCTGCGCAAGTGGGGACGAAAGTCTTAGTGCGCACGGGAAAACCGGTCACCCCGGAAGCGGAAAAAAGCGCTGATTGGGTGATTAATAGCCTTGCGGAGCTGCCATTAGCTATCAAAAAGCACCAAAAATAA
- the metN gene encoding methionine ABC transporter ATP-binding protein MetN, with protein sequence MIKLSNITKVFQQGNRTIQALNNVSLHVPAGQIYGVIGASGAGKSTLIRCVNLLERPTQGSVLVDGQELTKLSEAELTKARRQIGMIFQHFNLLASRTVFGNVALPLELDNTPRDEIHRRVKELLDLVGLGDKHDSYPANLSGGQKQRVAIARALASNPKVLLCDEATSALDPATTRSILELLKDINRRLGLTILLITHEMDVVKRICDCVAVISNGELIEQDTVSEVFSHPKTPLAQQFIQSTLHLDIPEDYAQRLQPQPQADSVPMLRMEFTGQSVDAPLLSETARRFNVNNNIISAQMDYAGGVKFGIMLTEMHGTQQDTQAAIAWLQEHHVKIEVLGYV encoded by the coding sequence ATGATTAAACTTTCGAATATCACCAAAGTGTTCCAGCAGGGGAACCGTACTATACAGGCGCTGAACAACGTCAGCCTGCATGTTCCCGCTGGTCAAATTTATGGCGTTATTGGCGCATCAGGTGCGGGGAAAAGTACGCTTATCCGCTGCGTTAACCTGCTTGAGCGTCCGACGCAAGGCAGTGTGCTGGTCGATGGCCAGGAACTGACCAAACTCTCTGAAGCGGAATTAACTAAAGCTCGCCGCCAAATTGGCATGATCTTCCAGCACTTTAATCTGCTGGCATCGCGTACCGTTTTCGGTAACGTCGCATTACCGCTGGAGCTGGATAATACCCCGCGTGACGAGATCCATCGCCGGGTAAAAGAGCTGCTTGATCTGGTCGGTCTTGGCGATAAACATGACAGTTATCCGGCCAACCTCTCCGGCGGGCAAAAACAGCGCGTGGCTATCGCCCGTGCGCTGGCCAGCAACCCGAAAGTGTTGCTGTGTGACGAAGCCACCAGCGCGCTGGATCCGGCAACAACACGTTCCATTCTTGAATTGCTGAAAGACATTAACCGTCGCCTCGGTCTGACCATTCTGCTGATCACCCATGAAATGGATGTGGTGAAGCGCATTTGCGACTGCGTGGCCGTCATCAGTAACGGTGAATTGATTGAGCAGGATACAGTGAGTGAAGTCTTCTCCCATCCGAAAACGCCGCTGGCGCAGCAGTTTATTCAGTCCACTCTGCATCTCGATATTCCGGAAGATTATGCACAACGCTTGCAGCCGCAACCGCAGGCTGACAGCGTACCAATGTTGCGTATGGAATTTACCGGTCAGTCGGTGGATGCGCCGCTGTTGTCTGAAACCGCGCGTCGTTTCAACGTGAACAACAACATTATTAGCGCGCAGATGGATTACGCGGGCGGCGTGAAGTTCGGCATTATGCTGACGGAAATGCACGGCACTCAGCAGGATACCCAGGCGGCCATCGCCTGGTTGCAGGAACACCATGTAAAAATAGAGGTACTCGGTTATGTCTGA
- a CDS encoding methionine ABC transporter permease MetI — MSEAMMWLFARSIWETLFMTFASGLLGFVVGLPFGVLLYVTRPGQIMQNPGLYRVISALVNIFRSIPFIILLVWMIPFTRVIVGTSIGLYAVIVPLTVGAAPFIARMVENTLLELPAGLIEASRAMGATPMQIIRKVLLPEALPGLINAATITLITLVGYSAMGGAVGAGGLGQLGIQYGYVTYNPLVMNTVLILLVVLVYLIQFAGDRIVRAVTHK; from the coding sequence ATGTCTGAGGCAATGATGTGGCTCTTTGCCCGCAGCATCTGGGAAACACTGTTTATGACCTTTGCCTCCGGTCTGCTGGGTTTTGTCGTGGGTCTGCCGTTTGGCGTGCTGTTGTATGTCACGCGTCCGGGTCAGATCATGCAGAATCCGGGTCTGTATCGGGTGATCTCTGCGCTGGTCAACATTTTCCGCTCCATTCCGTTCATTATTTTGTTGGTCTGGATGATTCCTTTTACGCGCGTGATTGTCGGCACCTCAATTGGTCTGTACGCCGTCATTGTTCCGCTGACGGTTGGTGCCGCGCCGTTTATCGCCCGTATGGTGGAAAACACCTTGCTGGAGCTGCCGGCAGGTTTGATTGAAGCTTCCCGTGCGATGGGCGCAACGCCGATGCAGATCATCCGCAAAGTGCTGTTGCCGGAGGCGCTGCCGGGCCTCATCAATGCTGCGACCATTACGCTGATTACCCTCGTGGGTTATTCCGCAATGGGCGGCGCCGTCGGTGCCGGCGGTCTGGGGCAACTGGGGATCCAGTACGGCTATGTGACCTATAACCCATTAGTAATGAATACCGTACTGATATTACTCGTGGTTCTGGTTTACTTAATTCAGTTCGCGGGCGATCGTATCGTCCGGGCAGTGACGCACAAATAA
- the metQ gene encoding methionine ABC transporter substrate-binding lipoprotein MetQ, giving the protein MAFKFKTFAAVGALLGSLVLVGCGQDEKDPNHIKVGVIVGAEQQVAEVAQKVAKEKYGLDVELVTFNDYVLPNEALSKGDIDANAFQHKPYLDQQIKDRGFKLVPVGNTFVYPIAGYSKKIKSLSELQDGSQVAVPNDPTNLGRSLLLLQKQGLIKLKDGVGLMPTVLDITENPKNLKIVELEAPQLPRSLDDAQIALAVINTTYASQIGLTPAKDGIFVEDKDSPYVNLIVAREDNKDAENVKKFVQAFQSDEVSEAANKVFNGGAVKGW; this is encoded by the coding sequence ATGGCTTTTAAATTCAAGACCTTTGCAGCGGTAGGTGCTCTGCTTGGTTCTCTGGTGCTGGTCGGATGCGGCCAGGATGAAAAGGATCCGAATCACATCAAAGTCGGTGTGATTGTTGGTGCTGAACAACAGGTTGCCGAAGTCGCACAGAAAGTTGCGAAAGAGAAATATGGCCTCGACGTTGAGCTGGTGACTTTTAACGACTACGTGCTGCCAAACGAAGCGCTGAGCAAAGGCGATATCGATGCTAACGCCTTCCAGCACAAACCGTACCTCGATCAGCAGATCAAAGATCGCGGTTTCAAACTGGTTCCGGTCGGCAATACTTTTGTTTATCCGATCGCAGGCTATTCCAAAAAAATCAAATCACTGTCTGAATTGCAGGATGGTTCTCAGGTCGCCGTGCCAAACGATCCGACTAACCTCGGCCGTTCCCTGCTGCTGTTGCAGAAACAGGGTCTGATCAAACTGAAAGACGGCGTGGGCTTGATGCCGACCGTACTGGATATCACCGAAAACCCGAAAAACCTGAAGATTGTTGAGCTGGAAGCGCCGCAGCTGCCGCGTTCTCTGGATGACGCACAGATTGCACTGGCGGTGATCAACACCACTTACGCCAGCCAGATCGGCCTGACTCCGGCAAAAGACGGTATCTTCGTTGAAGATAAAGACTCCCCGTACGTGAACCTGATCGTTGCCCGTGAAGATAACAAAGACGCTGAAAACGTGAAAAAATTCGTTCAGGCTTTCCAGTCTGATGAAGTGAGTGAAGCGGCGAACAAAGTCTTCAATGGCGGCGCGGTGAAAGGCTGGTAA
- the rcsF gene encoding Rcs stress response system protein RcsF, which translates to MRALPICLLALMLSGCSLLSRSPVEPVQSSAVTPKSEPVKPKVTRPAPVRIITDAQDLVGKPFRDLGEVTGESCQASNQDSPPNIPTARKRMQINASKKAKANAVLLHSCEVTSGTPGCYRQAICVGSALDVSAK; encoded by the coding sequence ATGCGTGCTTTACCGATCTGTTTATTAGCACTCATGTTGAGCGGCTGCTCCCTGCTAAGCAGATCCCCTGTCGAACCGGTACAAAGTAGCGCAGTGACGCCAAAATCAGAGCCGGTAAAACCGAAAGTGACACGCCCTGCCCCAGTGCGCATCATCACTGATGCACAAGATTTAGTGGGTAAACCGTTCCGCGATCTGGGTGAAGTAACCGGTGAATCCTGTCAGGCAAGCAACCAGGACTCTCCGCCGAACATCCCGACCGCCCGCAAACGCATGCAGATTAATGCCTCGAAAAAAGCCAAAGCCAATGCCGTTCTGCTGCATAGCTGTGAAGTGACCAGCGGTACGCCGGGCTGCTACCGCCAGGCCATCTGCGTGGGTTCCGCACTCGACGTTTCGGCAAAATGA
- the tsaA gene encoding tRNA (N6-threonylcarbamoyladenosine(37)-N6)-methyltransferase TrmO, translating into MNTFAFGQIGVIRSPYKEKFAVPRQPGLVKHGGGELHLLPPYNQPDAVRGLEGFSHLWVLFVFHQTMDGGWRPTVRPPRLGGNARMGVFATRSTFRPNPIGMSLVELNGIRCHKDQVILQLGSLDLVDGTPVVDIKPYLPFAEAVPDAQASYAQQAPVADIPVSFTPDVESQLSGLEKRYPHFKAFLLEVLAQDPRPAYRKEEEQGKTYAVWLLDFNVRWRVTATGFEVFALEAR; encoded by the coding sequence ATGAATACCTTTGCTTTCGGGCAAATAGGTGTCATCCGTTCACCGTATAAAGAGAAGTTTGCCGTACCGCGCCAGCCGGGTCTGGTGAAACATGGCGGCGGCGAACTTCACTTGCTTCCTCCTTATAATCAACCCGATGCGGTGCGTGGCCTCGAAGGGTTCAGCCATTTGTGGGTGCTTTTCGTTTTTCATCAAACGATGGATGGCGGATGGCGTCCTACCGTGCGCCCGCCGCGGCTCGGGGGTAATGCAAGAATGGGCGTGTTCGCCACGCGATCAACGTTTCGCCCCAATCCAATCGGCATGTCGCTGGTCGAATTAAACGGGATCCGCTGTCATAAAGATCAGGTGATTTTACAGCTCGGTAGCCTGGATCTGGTTGATGGCACGCCGGTTGTGGATATCAAACCTTATCTGCCCTTTGCCGAAGCCGTGCCCGATGCGCAGGCCAGTTACGCGCAGCAGGCGCCGGTTGCCGATATCCCGGTTAGCTTTACACCCGACGTGGAGTCGCAGCTTAGCGGGCTGGAAAAGCGTTATCCCCACTTCAAAGCCTTTTTGCTGGAAGTGCTGGCGCAGGATCCGCGTCCGGCCTACCGAAAAGAGGAAGAGCAAGGGAAGACTTACGCCGTCTGGCTGCTGGATTTTAATGTGCGCTGGCGCGTAACGGCGACAGGATTCGAAGTCTTTGCGCTGGAAGCACGCTAA